One Actinosynnema pretiosum DNA segment encodes these proteins:
- a CDS encoding helix-turn-helix domain-containing protein, with amino-acid sequence MTAPLSENLARFRKARNLSQEELAAAASVGVDTVGRIERGERRTTRPSTIVKLAQALGVSADSLLGLPVLNHTTQHHQVAELRHAITASADIPGLDDFTDTDEVADMTTLSTTAHRAWRAYVDGRHAELMHTLPILLADARRLVHASTGDQKAAAHRLLSTSYRLGAGMAGRLDLDDLAWTSAERALNAARHSDAVEMETAISLRYLVWTLVRQGRVADAEHVAAKAAEQIEPRMLDRDPNRAGIFGNLIFNAASAALRSGSNGRAEDLLAVAQSAAVRAGQHTASESAIFGPRVAAFQIVDLAMRLGDPETALHLATQVPEARGTVPAFWESGHRLHLAHAAAQLRRDQLALRYLTEARDLAPDWAAAQPLGATTMRLLLDRATRRRGAAFAALAAHYGVTP; translated from the coding sequence GTGACCGCTCCCCTGTCCGAGAACCTGGCCCGCTTCCGCAAGGCCCGCAACCTCTCCCAGGAGGAACTGGCCGCAGCCGCGTCGGTTGGAGTGGACACCGTGGGCCGGATCGAACGCGGGGAGCGCCGCACCACCCGCCCCAGCACGATCGTCAAGCTGGCCCAAGCGCTCGGCGTGTCCGCCGACTCCCTGTTGGGCCTGCCCGTCCTCAACCACACCACTCAGCACCACCAGGTAGCCGAGCTTCGCCACGCGATCACCGCGAGCGCGGACATCCCAGGCTTGGACGACTTCACCGACACGGACGAGGTCGCCGACATGACGACCTTGTCCACCACGGCCCACCGAGCCTGGCGGGCCTACGTCGACGGCCGCCACGCCGAACTGATGCACACCCTGCCCATCCTCCTGGCCGACGCCCGCCGCCTGGTCCACGCCAGCACGGGAGACCAGAAGGCAGCAGCCCACCGCCTGCTGTCCACGTCATACCGCTTGGGCGCCGGTATGGCAGGCCGCCTGGACCTGGACGACCTGGCCTGGACATCGGCGGAACGAGCCCTAAACGCCGCTCGCCACTCGGACGCCGTGGAGATGGAAACCGCGATCTCCCTGCGCTACCTGGTGTGGACCCTGGTCCGCCAAGGCCGAGTCGCCGACGCCGAACACGTGGCCGCGAAGGCTGCTGAGCAGATCGAACCGCGGATGCTGGACCGCGACCCGAACCGAGCCGGGATCTTCGGCAACCTCATCTTCAACGCCGCCAGCGCCGCCCTGCGCTCAGGCAGCAATGGCCGGGCCGAAGACCTCCTGGCCGTGGCTCAATCAGCAGCGGTGAGGGCAGGCCAGCACACCGCAAGCGAAAGCGCGATCTTCGGCCCCCGAGTAGCGGCCTTCCAGATAGTGGACCTGGCAATGCGCTTGGGCGATCCGGAAACGGCCCTGCACCTGGCAACCCAAGTCCCCGAGGCACGCGGCACCGTGCCCGCCTTCTGGGAGTCCGGCCACCGCCTGCACCTGGCCCACGCCGCCGCTCAACTACGCCGCGACCAACTCGCCCTGCGCTACCTGACCGAGGCCCGCGACCTAGCTCCAGACTGGGCCGCCGCTCAACCGCTCGGTGCCACCACGATGCGTTTGCTGCTGGACCGCGCAACCCGACGTCGAGGCGCTGCTTTCGCCGCCTTGGCAGCCCACTACGGCGTCACCCCGTAG
- a CDS encoding NUDIX domain-containing protein: protein MDLLPYAEYAASLNRKRASAGVLLHTPDGRVLLAETTYKKSWEIPGGAVDAGEPPWRTALREVHEEIGLSLNLGTLLVIDYVPTEEPMPEGLAFVFDGGTISDDEVAQLELTDPEIRSVGLFTLDEARPLVDPVLAGRIGAALHAIATGTLVYCESGHPISTTATADPS from the coding sequence GTGGACCTGTTGCCGTACGCCGAGTACGCCGCATCGCTCAACCGCAAGCGCGCCAGTGCGGGCGTGCTGCTTCACACCCCGGACGGCCGGGTGCTCCTGGCGGAGACGACCTACAAGAAGTCCTGGGAGATCCCAGGTGGAGCGGTGGACGCAGGCGAGCCGCCGTGGCGCACCGCCCTGCGCGAGGTGCACGAGGAGATCGGCCTGAGCCTGAACCTCGGCACCCTACTGGTGATCGATTACGTGCCGACCGAAGAACCGATGCCCGAAGGACTGGCGTTTGTTTTCGACGGCGGCACGATCAGCGATGATGAAGTGGCACAACTGGAACTGACCGATCCCGAAATCCGTTCGGTCGGGCTGTTCACCCTGGACGAGGCCCGCCCGTTGGTCGACCCGGTGCTAGCAGGCCGGATCGGTGCGGCCCTGCACGCGATCGCCACCGGAACCCTCGTCTACTGCGAGTCCGGCCACCCGATCTCGACAACCGCCACAGCCGACCCGAGCTGA
- a CDS encoding zinc finger protein produces MGHRPFKWIPHDGGRHAISINSHPGDDTQALCGVDVPKPAGPLPVLARCWPTCQSCDTAWREHEGIPTYPRPDFSIRRT; encoded by the coding sequence ATGGGCCACCGTCCGTTCAAGTGGATCCCGCACGACGGTGGCCGTCACGCCATATCGATCAACAGCCACCCCGGTGACGACACCCAAGCCCTCTGCGGGGTCGACGTTCCCAAGCCCGCTGGACCACTGCCCGTGCTCGCGCGCTGCTGGCCGACCTGCCAGAGCTGCGACACCGCCTGGCGTGAGCACGAGGGCATCCCGACCTACCCCCGGCCTGACTTCAGCATCCGAAGGACGTGA
- a CDS encoding aminoglycoside phosphotransferase/kinase family protein produces the protein MVPVNDAQHENPPLTLESAETTLRAACDLVELDGADAVPLRLGENALFHLPSSGAVVRVARDMARWADAVKEVTVSCWLANNGVPVTHLFPGFTQPVVAANRPVTFWAYLDGRNGGKSDVAALGRLLRRVHALNAPKDFSLPAQQPMAWVLERVESAPIPEADKRFLRDRFTELTQEVQGLAYPPGGHPGPR, from the coding sequence GTGGTGCCAGTGAACGACGCTCAGCACGAGAACCCGCCACTCACCCTCGAATCCGCTGAAACCACGCTGCGCGCGGCGTGCGACCTGGTTGAGCTGGACGGCGCCGACGCCGTGCCGCTGCGCCTCGGGGAGAACGCCCTCTTTCACCTCCCCAGTAGCGGGGCGGTTGTGCGCGTCGCGCGCGACATGGCGCGGTGGGCGGACGCCGTCAAGGAGGTCACTGTTTCGTGCTGGCTGGCGAACAATGGCGTCCCCGTCACCCACCTATTCCCCGGTTTCACCCAACCGGTTGTTGCCGCTAATCGACCGGTGACCTTCTGGGCCTACCTGGACGGCCGCAACGGTGGCAAGAGCGACGTCGCCGCACTCGGTCGGCTGCTGCGCCGGGTGCACGCCCTGAACGCGCCCAAGGACTTCTCCCTGCCCGCTCAGCAGCCGATGGCCTGGGTGCTCGAACGAGTCGAGTCGGCACCGATCCCGGAGGCGGACAAGCGGTTCCTTCGTGACCGGTTCACCGAGCTGACCCAAGAAGTTCAAGGGCTCGCCTACCCCCCTGGCGGCCACCCCGGTCCACGGTGA
- a CDS encoding phosphotransferase family protein, with protein sequence MDDNPVLIDFERFAWGQPEWDLALTATEHLTAGWWTPQEYDAFADAYGYDVTDWSGFPVLQAAHEIKMTTWIMQNAQHSPEIAREYEIRMGTLRDRANLGGWRPF encoded by the coding sequence GTGGACGACAACCCGGTGCTGATCGACTTCGAGCGGTTCGCCTGGGGACAGCCGGAATGGGACCTGGCGCTGACCGCCACCGAGCACCTGACCGCCGGGTGGTGGACGCCGCAGGAGTACGACGCCTTCGCCGACGCCTACGGGTACGACGTCACCGACTGGAGCGGCTTCCCGGTGCTCCAGGCCGCGCACGAGATCAAGATGACCACCTGGATCATGCAGAACGCCCAGCACAGCCCGGAGATCGCCAGGGAGTACGAGATCAGGATGGGAACCCTGCGGGACCGAGCGAACCTCGGCGGCTGGCGGCCGTTCTAG
- a CDS encoding LacI family DNA-binding transcriptional regulator, with protein sequence MDTARPRRPTLDTVAGVVGVSRATVSNAYNRPDQLSAALRERILAEAARLGYAGPDPVARSLATRHSAAVGFLLGQSLTAAFSDPALSIVLDGLATTVDGHDHSLVLMAGSAGPRAETVARAQADVVVAYSLPEDAPGLAAARARGLPLVVVDQPEVPGVARVGVDDEGGARVAAGHVRALGHERVAVLTFALHTDGVTGLADRARLRSTPPGVAGRRVRGYLEVLGEAQVWECPLSDRSLGRAGARELLSHPDRPTALLCTSDELAFGALTAARDLGLRVPEDVSVVGFDDVPAAEHAEPPLTTVRQPLAEKGRQAGELALSLLDGARPSAPVRLPVSLIERASTARLT encoded by the coding sequence ATGGACACCGCACGCCCCCGCAGGCCCACCCTCGACACCGTCGCCGGTGTGGTGGGCGTGTCGCGCGCGACGGTGTCGAACGCCTACAACCGGCCGGACCAGCTGTCGGCGGCGCTGCGCGAGCGGATCCTCGCCGAGGCCGCGCGCCTGGGCTACGCGGGCCCGGACCCGGTGGCCAGGAGTTTGGCGACCAGGCACAGCGCGGCGGTCGGCTTTCTGCTCGGCCAGAGCCTGACGGCCGCGTTCTCGGACCCGGCGCTGTCGATCGTGCTCGACGGCCTGGCCACGACGGTCGACGGCCACGACCACTCGCTGGTCCTGATGGCCGGGAGCGCGGGGCCGCGCGCGGAGACCGTGGCGCGGGCGCAGGCGGACGTCGTGGTGGCGTACTCGCTGCCGGAGGACGCGCCGGGCCTGGCGGCGGCACGGGCCCGCGGCCTGCCGCTGGTGGTCGTGGACCAGCCGGAGGTGCCGGGGGTCGCGCGGGTCGGCGTGGACGACGAGGGTGGGGCGCGGGTGGCGGCCGGGCACGTGCGCGCGCTGGGGCACGAGCGGGTGGCGGTGCTGACGTTCGCGCTGCACACCGATGGGGTGACAGGTCTTGCCGACCGGGCGAGGTTGCGCTCGACGCCGCCCGGCGTGGCCGGGCGGAGGGTGCGCGGCTACCTGGAGGTGCTGGGCGAGGCGCAGGTGTGGGAGTGCCCGCTGAGCGACCGGTCCCTGGGCAGGGCGGGCGCCAGGGAACTGCTATCGCACCCCGACCGCCCGACCGCGCTGCTGTGCACGTCGGACGAGCTGGCGTTCGGCGCCCTGACGGCGGCGCGCGACCTGGGCCTGCGAGTCCCGGAGGACGTGTCGGTGGTCGGCTTCGACGACGTCCCGGCGGCGGAGCACGCCGAACCCCCGCTGACCACGGTGCGTCAGCCCCTGGCGGAGAAGGGCCGCCAGGCGGGTGAACTAGCGCTGAGCCTGCTGGACGGAGCGAGACCGAGCGCCCCGGTGAGACTCCCCGTTTCACTGATCGAACGCGCTTCCACCGCCCGTCTAACGTGA
- a CDS encoding MFS transporter, with the protein MPTQRFAVFAAFALNGIVFGSWAARVPALADRIGATEGSLGLALLGGSIGLAATAPLAARLCVAVGARAVLLASALLGALVLPAIDLVGSPLQLGAVLLLVGALNAALDVSMNLSAVTVIRASGRALMPQFHAGFSVGGLIGSLGAAAAASADWTPLRHFLVATAACLVLLAWIARAVPGAAPERGRPDDTGGSPLRRPALWLLAAVALCSAIAEGASADWSALFLVTERGVGDGAAAIAYAAFSTAMAAARLLGEPVQRRLGPHRLLQLGALVAASGLALAVLVPLPAAGFGGFALAGLGLAFAFPVVMDLAGEAGRRADGGGGEREIGLVTTIAYTGFLAGPPLVGGIAQASSLTTSLGLVAAVVALTAPLAALARRSRDREVTRRGASPARS; encoded by the coding sequence GTGCCGACCCAGCGCTTCGCGGTGTTCGCCGCCTTCGCCCTGAACGGGATCGTCTTCGGCTCGTGGGCCGCCAGGGTCCCCGCGCTCGCCGACCGCATCGGCGCCACCGAGGGCTCCCTCGGCCTCGCCCTGCTCGGCGGCAGCATCGGCCTCGCCGCCACCGCCCCGCTCGCCGCCCGCCTGTGCGTCGCCGTCGGCGCGCGCGCCGTCCTGCTCGCCAGCGCCCTGCTCGGCGCCCTGGTCCTGCCCGCGATCGACCTGGTCGGCTCACCGCTCCAGCTCGGCGCGGTCCTGCTCCTCGTCGGCGCGCTCAACGCCGCGCTGGACGTGTCCATGAACCTGTCCGCCGTCACGGTCATCCGCGCGTCCGGCCGCGCCCTCATGCCCCAGTTCCACGCGGGCTTCAGCGTCGGCGGCCTGATCGGCTCCCTCGGCGCCGCGGCGGCGGCCTCCGCGGACTGGACCCCGCTGCGGCACTTCCTCGTCGCCACCGCCGCGTGCCTGGTCCTGCTGGCCTGGATCGCCCGCGCGGTCCCCGGCGCCGCGCCCGAGCGCGGCCGTCCCGACGACACCGGCGGCTCCCCGCTGCGCCGCCCCGCGCTCTGGCTGCTCGCGGCCGTCGCGCTCTGCTCGGCCATCGCCGAGGGCGCCTCCGCCGACTGGTCCGCCCTGTTCCTGGTCACCGAGCGCGGCGTCGGGGACGGCGCCGCCGCGATCGCCTACGCCGCGTTCTCCACCGCGATGGCCGCCGCCCGCCTGCTCGGCGAACCCGTCCAGCGCCGCCTCGGCCCGCACCGGCTGCTCCAGCTCGGCGCGCTGGTCGCCGCGTCCGGGCTCGCGCTGGCCGTGCTCGTCCCGCTGCCCGCCGCGGGCTTCGGCGGGTTCGCGCTCGCGGGCCTCGGCCTGGCGTTCGCGTTCCCGGTGGTCATGGACCTGGCGGGCGAGGCGGGCAGGCGCGCGGACGGCGGTGGCGGCGAGCGCGAGATCGGCCTGGTGACGACGATCGCCTACACCGGCTTCCTGGCCGGTCCGCCGCTGGTCGGCGGGATCGCCCAGGCGTCCTCGCTGACCACCTCGCTGGGCCTGGTGGCCGCCGTGGTCGCGCTCACCGCGCCGCTGGCGGCGCTGGCCCGCCGCTCCCGCGACCGCGAGGTCACGCGGCGGGGAGCTTCCCCAGCCCGGTCTTGA
- a CDS encoding DUF3558 family protein: MRRSRSWLALVAAVLTVTGCSYSVNGAPVAAPGAPSGSPTQSTRSSAASSPTPKIAKTRSVAGLKSCELLTAKDLKVVGAIDGAPTPRDSELPGSCQFMFDDGSATRSSVVVAPYRPYSESRTKQPTGHEEVVEGNSAWVSCEMDDRVMVCTATLAVSGDKSLLLGYTKSAGNAEEMTATMLVLLKTGLGKLPAA; encoded by the coding sequence GTGAGACGCTCCCGATCGTGGCTCGCGCTCGTGGCGGCTGTGCTGACCGTCACGGGGTGCAGCTACTCCGTCAACGGCGCCCCGGTCGCGGCGCCCGGCGCCCCGTCCGGTTCCCCGACCCAGTCGACCAGGTCGTCGGCCGCGTCGAGCCCGACGCCGAAGATCGCCAAGACGCGCTCGGTGGCCGGGCTCAAGTCGTGCGAGCTGCTCACCGCGAAGGACCTGAAGGTGGTCGGCGCGATCGACGGCGCGCCCACCCCGAGGGACAGCGAGCTCCCCGGCTCCTGCCAGTTCATGTTCGACGACGGCTCGGCGACCCGCTCCAGCGTCGTGGTCGCGCCGTACCGGCCGTACTCGGAGTCCCGGACCAAGCAGCCCACCGGCCACGAGGAGGTCGTGGAGGGCAACTCCGCCTGGGTGTCGTGCGAGATGGACGACCGGGTGATGGTGTGCACCGCGACGCTCGCGGTGAGCGGCGACAAGAGCCTGCTGCTCGGGTACACCAAGAGCGCCGGGAACGCCGAGGAGATGACCGCGACGATGCTCGTGCTGCTCAAGACCGGGCTGGGGAAGCTCCCCGCCGCGTGA